The Oceanithermus desulfurans genome has a window encoding:
- a CDS encoding CPBP family intramembrane glutamic endopeptidase — MRVLHGTRRARFGLACVAAALVLNYILLTSAGPLVSLPAWPLVRLAQQLEPADPNLAATLHYLAATWGRLVWLVVGLGWAVCGLRARDLGLRWGGWKEALRATLALWAASEAILAAASAWRGGLEWNPLFHRLSPAAVAAGAVYYVFGVALFEEAFYRGLLVPQFFHFFRARFPGRAPALAVLVSQLFFALSHLPHYSLPFPVPVGLAVLWFTGVLLALMWLRTGNLLMAVGWHGLMDLPYHLTAAPAGWPEGVTYLVGLLLLAVWPRAAAWRAR, encoded by the coding sequence ATGCGCGTGCTGCACGGAACCCGGCGTGCGCGGTTCGGGCTGGCCTGCGTGGCGGCGGCCCTGGTGCTCAACTACATCCTTCTGACGTCCGCGGGGCCGCTGGTGTCGCTGCCCGCCTGGCCGCTGGTGCGGCTCGCGCAGCAGCTCGAGCCCGCCGACCCCAACCTGGCCGCCACGCTCCACTACCTCGCGGCCACCTGGGGCCGGCTCGTCTGGCTGGTGGTGGGGCTGGGGTGGGCCGTCTGCGGCCTGCGGGCCCGCGACCTGGGGCTTCGCTGGGGCGGCTGGAAGGAGGCGCTACGGGCCACGCTGGCCCTGTGGGCCGCCAGCGAGGCAATCCTGGCCGCCGCCTCCGCATGGCGGGGCGGCCTGGAATGGAACCCGCTATTCCACCGGCTCTCCCCGGCGGCCGTGGCGGCCGGGGCGGTCTACTACGTTTTCGGAGTGGCCCTCTTCGAAGAAGCCTTCTACCGCGGCCTGCTGGTGCCGCAGTTCTTTCACTTCTTCCGCGCCCGCTTCCCCGGCCGCGCTCCGGCGCTGGCGGTACTCGTCTCGCAGCTCTTCTTCGCGCTCAGCCACCTGCCCCACTACTCGCTGCCCTTTCCCGTTCCGGTGGGGCTCGCCGTCCTCTGGTTCACCGGCGTCCTGCTGGCGCTCATGTGGCTGCGCACCGGCAACCTGCTGATGGCCGTCGGCTGGCACGGGCTCATGGACCTGCCCTACCACCTCACCGCCGCCCCCGCGGGCTGGCCCGAGGGGGTCACCTACCTGGTGGGTCTGCTGCTCCTGGCCGTCTGGCCGCGCGCCGCCGCATGGCGGGCACGCTAG